The following coding sequences lie in one Mycobacterium gordonae genomic window:
- a CDS encoding DNA polymerase, which yields MRDVSNGFDVRGRMLRNGELAPWLAENSLGNRFGLAVAGSDEGHLSRAVALAIVAADGDGRYLDVAALSADDEAALASWLADPGPPKAVHAGKWTIHALANCGWTLRGVTSDTALAAHLVRPGRCSTPLNELLVHHMRCALPGETLELNHFSSPPDERAVTALILRACAVLDLADVLDEELARIDSSSLLWRMELPVQRVLADLETTGIAVAPVTAPSERVHPTYRQATSATGAVSSSQPNLRGLHARVVAGDGYGGLLTLRYDALEARLLAHLSGDAGLFDARPEDPVGAVLRGIAYGWTADEVAGALKISFADAKQLVTQYLSHQLRDHLAGAVADARGVGYATTWSGRRRYLPDLNIPDGARRQAAERAACVTVLQGGVADIIKTAMINTDQALMAEGFASRMVAQIDDRLVFEIAPGERDAVEAAVRDQMACAHQLDVPLPVVAEE from the coding sequence ATGAGGGACGTGTCCAACGGCTTCGACGTGCGTGGGCGGATGCTGCGAAACGGTGAGCTCGCGCCCTGGCTGGCGGAGAACAGCCTGGGAAACCGGTTCGGCCTGGCGGTCGCCGGCAGTGACGAAGGACACCTGTCCAGAGCCGTTGCGCTGGCGATTGTCGCGGCCGACGGCGACGGCCGCTATCTCGACGTCGCCGCCCTGAGTGCGGATGACGAAGCCGCGCTGGCCTCCTGGCTCGCCGACCCCGGGCCGCCGAAAGCGGTCCACGCGGGCAAGTGGACGATCCATGCGCTGGCGAACTGCGGCTGGACGCTGCGCGGCGTCACCTCAGACACAGCGCTGGCGGCGCACCTGGTGCGTCCCGGACGGTGCAGCACCCCGCTCAATGAACTGTTGGTTCACCACATGCGTTGCGCGTTGCCCGGCGAAACCCTGGAGCTGAACCATTTTTCGTCGCCTCCCGACGAGCGCGCCGTGACCGCGCTGATCCTGCGGGCCTGCGCAGTGCTCGATCTGGCCGACGTGCTCGACGAGGAGTTGGCGCGCATCGACTCTTCGTCGTTGTTATGGCGGATGGAGCTGCCGGTGCAGCGGGTGCTGGCCGACCTGGAGACCACGGGCATTGCCGTGGCGCCCGTGACCGCCCCGAGTGAGCGTGTCCATCCCACCTACCGCCAAGCGACGTCAGCCACCGGCGCCGTGTCGTCGTCGCAGCCGAACCTGCGCGGCCTGCACGCACGCGTGGTGGCCGGCGATGGTTACGGCGGACTGCTGACCCTGCGCTACGACGCGCTGGAGGCGCGGTTGCTTGCCCACCTGTCGGGCGACGCTGGGCTCTTCGATGCCCGTCCGGAGGACCCCGTCGGGGCGGTGTTGCGCGGAATCGCGTACGGATGGACGGCCGACGAGGTGGCGGGCGCTTTGAAAATCTCGTTCGCTGACGCTAAACAGCTTGTCACACAATACCTTTCCCACCAGTTGCGCGATCACCTGGCGGGGGCTGTAGCCGATGCCCGTGGGGTGGGTTACGCGACAACGTGGTCAGGTCGCCGTCGCTATCTGCCTGACTTGAACATTCCCGACGGGGCCCGCCGCCAGGCCGCCGAGCGCGCCGCCTGTGTCACGGTGCTACAGGGCGGGGTGGCCGACATCATCAAGACTGCGATGATCAACACCGACCAGGCCCTCATGGCGGAAGGGTTCGCCTCGCGGATGGTGGCGCAGATCGATGACCGGTTGGTGTTCGAGATAGCCCCCGGTGAGCGCGACGCGGTGGAGGCGGCCGTCCGGGATCAGATGGCATGCGCCCATCAGTTGGACGTGCCCTTACCGGTGGTGGCCGAGGAATAA
- a CDS encoding FAD-dependent monooxygenase produces the protein MRPEHAVVVVGAGPTGLMLSAELALAGVDVAVVERRANRALVGARAGGLHSRTIEILDQRGVADRFLQQGEVAQLTGFAQIRLDISDFPTRHPYGLALWQSRIEQLLADWAEELAVPIYRGREVEGLAEDETGVAVELVDGELLRGEYVVGCDGGRSAVRKAVGIAFVGWDPTTSYLLAEAEISTGDGREPAWGIHGDALGVHALSRTGDEGPVRVMVTERHLGPESEPTLDDLSRAMIDVYRTDYGIHSPAWLSRFTDAARQAAAYRKGRVLLAGDAAHVHHPIGGQGLNTGMQDAVNLGWKLAAVLKGTSPGSVLDTYHAERHPVAARVLRNAIAQMTLLRADDRTTALRETTAELLGMTEPRKRFAAMMSGLDICYDLGAGHPLLGRRMPDLDLVGGRVYELLHRAQPLLLNFGRPGCIDVAAWADRVRVVDAEYVGGWQLPVLGTVAAPSAVLVRPDGHVAWAGDAPCAGLADALTTWFGASAAEPGMDESHGHVELGYG, from the coding sequence GTGAGACCAGAACATGCGGTGGTGGTCGTCGGCGCCGGGCCTACCGGTCTGATGTTGTCGGCCGAATTGGCCTTGGCCGGAGTCGATGTCGCCGTCGTCGAACGACGTGCCAACCGGGCCCTGGTCGGCGCCCGGGCGGGCGGTCTTCATTCGCGCACCATCGAGATCCTCGACCAGCGCGGAGTCGCCGACCGCTTCCTGCAGCAGGGCGAGGTGGCCCAGTTGACCGGATTCGCGCAGATCCGACTGGACATCAGCGACTTCCCCACCCGGCACCCGTATGGACTTGCGTTGTGGCAGAGCCGCATCGAGCAACTTCTGGCCGATTGGGCCGAGGAGCTCGCGGTGCCGATCTATCGCGGGCGGGAGGTCGAGGGTCTCGCCGAGGATGAGACCGGCGTGGCCGTCGAACTCGTGGACGGGGAACTGTTGCGAGGGGAATACGTGGTGGGTTGCGACGGCGGACGCAGCGCGGTCCGCAAGGCGGTCGGTATTGCCTTCGTCGGCTGGGATCCGACGACGAGCTACCTACTTGCCGAGGCCGAGATCTCCACCGGCGACGGCCGAGAACCGGCGTGGGGCATCCACGGCGACGCCCTCGGTGTGCACGCGCTCAGCAGGACCGGTGACGAGGGCCCGGTACGTGTGATGGTGACCGAGCGCCACCTCGGGCCGGAAAGCGAACCCACCCTGGACGACCTGAGCCGGGCAATGATCGACGTGTACCGGACGGACTACGGAATACACAGTCCGGCTTGGCTTTCCCGATTCACCGACGCGGCCCGCCAAGCCGCGGCTTACCGGAAGGGGCGGGTGCTGCTGGCCGGTGACGCCGCGCACGTTCATCACCCGATCGGCGGACAGGGACTCAACACCGGAATGCAGGATGCGGTGAACCTGGGATGGAAACTCGCCGCGGTGCTCAAGGGGACGTCGCCCGGCAGTGTGCTCGACACCTATCACGCCGAACGGCACCCGGTTGCCGCACGCGTGTTGCGAAACGCCATCGCGCAGATGACACTGCTGCGCGCGGACGACCGCACGACAGCATTGCGAGAAACCACCGCGGAACTCCTGGGCATGACCGAGCCCCGAAAAAGGTTCGCCGCCATGATGTCTGGCTTGGACATTTGTTACGACCTCGGTGCGGGTCACCCACTGCTGGGTCGGCGGATGCCCGATCTCGACCTGGTCGGTGGTCGCGTTTATGAACTGCTGCACCGGGCCCAGCCGCTGCTGCTGAATTTCGGCCGACCCGGGTGCATCGACGTCGCCGCCTGGGCAGACCGGGTCCGGGTAGTGGACGCCGAGTATGTAGGAGGTTGGCAGCTTCCGGTGCTAGGCACGGTAGCGGCCCCCAGTGCCGTATTGGTCCGGCCCGACGGACACGTCGCGTGGGCGGGAGACGCTCCATGTGCCGGACTTGCCGACGCGCTCACCACCTGGTTCGGAGCGTCGGCCGCCGAGCCGGGAATGGATGAATCGCACGGGCATGTTGAACTTGGGTATGGCTGA
- the mbtG gene encoding NADPH-dependent L-lysine N(6)-monooxygenase MbtG, whose amino-acid sequence MTRLGVIGAGAKAVAVAAKASALRAMGVDTPEVVAVERTGVAANWQASGGWTDGAQHLGTSPEKDVGFPYRSSLVPRRNAELDERMTVHSWQSYLIATGQFAQWIDRGRPAPTHRRWGQYLRWVAQRVDMTVVYGEVDRIAVDGRQWALRTPEGTVHTDALMITGPGQPERTLLPGNPRVMSIAQFWHRAAAHDRISAERVAMIGGGETAAAMLNELFRHSISTITVISPQVTLFTRGEGYFENALFSDPSEWTALTLAERRDAIARTDRGVFSATVQDALMADDRIRHLRGRVAHAVARDDQIRLTLNTNRGSENFETVHGFDLVIDGSGLDALWFTTLFSQDALDLLELGLGGPMTGDRLRESIGHDLAVNDVSPKLFLPNLAGLNQGPGFPNLSCLGMLSDRVLGADLSGNDPAMRRSYEHQPLR is encoded by the coding sequence ATGACCAGGCTCGGGGTAATCGGCGCCGGCGCCAAAGCGGTCGCCGTGGCCGCCAAGGCTTCGGCGTTACGTGCCATGGGTGTCGACACACCCGAGGTGGTGGCTGTCGAGCGAACCGGAGTAGCCGCCAATTGGCAGGCCAGCGGCGGCTGGACCGACGGTGCCCAGCACCTGGGCACCAGCCCGGAAAAGGACGTCGGCTTCCCCTACCGGTCGTCGCTGGTGCCGCGCCGCAACGCCGAACTCGACGAGCGGATGACCGTCCACAGTTGGCAGTCCTACCTGATCGCCACCGGCCAGTTCGCGCAATGGATCGACCGCGGTCGCCCGGCGCCGACCCACCGCCGGTGGGGCCAGTACCTGAGGTGGGTCGCCCAACGTGTCGATATGACCGTCGTCTACGGAGAGGTCGATCGCATCGCCGTCGACGGTCGGCAGTGGGCGCTGCGCACCCCGGAAGGCACCGTGCACACCGACGCGCTGATGATCACCGGGCCGGGCCAACCCGAGCGCACCCTGCTGCCGGGCAACCCACGGGTGATGTCGATCGCGCAGTTCTGGCACCGCGCCGCCGCGCACGACCGGATCAGTGCCGAACGAGTCGCGATGATCGGCGGCGGCGAGACCGCGGCGGCGATGCTCAATGAGCTATTCCGCCACTCCATTTCGACGATCACGGTGATCTCCCCGCAGGTCACGCTGTTCACTCGCGGTGAAGGCTACTTCGAGAACGCGCTGTTCTCCGATCCATCCGAATGGACGGCCCTGACGCTGGCCGAACGCCGTGACGCGATCGCCCGGACCGACCGCGGGGTCTTTTCCGCGACCGTGCAGGACGCACTTATGGCCGACGACCGGATCCGGCATCTGCGGGGACGCGTCGCGCACGCCGTCGCCCGTGACGATCAGATCCGGCTCACGCTGAACACCAACCGCGGCAGCGAAAACTTCGAGACCGTGCACGGTTTCGATCTCGTCATCGACGGCTCCGGCCTCGACGCGCTGTGGTTCACCACGCTGTTCAGCCAGGACGCGCTCGATCTGCTCGAACTCGGGCTGGGCGGGCCGATGACCGGTGACCGGTTGCGCGAATCGATCGGTCACGACCTCGCGGTCAACGACGTCTCGCCGAAGTTGTTCTTGCCCAATCTCGCCGGACTGAACCAGGGGCCGGGGTTCCCCAACCTCAGTTGCCTGGGCATGCTGTCCGACCGGGTTCTGGGAGCCGACCTGTCCGGTAACGACCCCGCAATGAGGAGGAGCTATGAGCACCAACCCCTTCGATGA
- a CDS encoding nitroreductase family deazaflavin-dependent oxidoreductase: protein MAEQVELSPTDWVREQTERILRQGTTDGVEIFDKPVVLLTMTGAKSGKKRYVPLMRVEHDGRYAIVASKGGAPDHPAWYFNVKANPALTVQDGDRVHHLTAREIEGAEREEWWQRAVEAYPPYAEYQTKTTRQIPVFVLE from the coding sequence ATGGCTGAACAAGTAGAGCTAAGCCCCACGGATTGGGTGCGCGAGCAGACCGAACGGATACTCAGGCAGGGCACCACCGACGGCGTAGAGATCTTCGACAAGCCGGTCGTGCTGCTGACCATGACCGGCGCCAAATCCGGCAAGAAGCGGTATGTGCCCCTCATGCGGGTCGAGCACGACGGCCGCTACGCCATCGTCGCGTCCAAGGGGGGCGCGCCCGATCACCCGGCCTGGTACTTCAACGTCAAGGCGAACCCGGCGTTGACCGTGCAAGACGGTGACCGGGTCCACCACCTCACCGCGCGCGAGATCGAGGGCGCTGAGCGGGAGGAATGGTGGCAGCGTGCTGTCGAGGCCTACCCGCCGTACGCGGAATACCAGACGAAGACGACCAGGCAGATCCCGGTCTTCGTTTTGGAGTGA
- a CDS encoding ferredoxin — MKVSVDLDTCDGNGVCMSICHEVFDVREDGLHVLAKEPPTSLRQQVKGAEVSCPTQAIIVED; from the coding sequence ATGAAAGTTTCGGTCGATCTGGACACCTGCGACGGAAACGGTGTCTGCATGAGCATCTGTCATGAGGTGTTCGACGTGCGGGAAGACGGCCTGCACGTGCTTGCGAAAGAGCCGCCGACGTCGTTGCGCCAGCAGGTGAAGGGGGCCGAGGTGTCGTGCCCCACCCAGGCGATCATCGTGGAGGACTGA
- a CDS encoding GNAT family N-acetyltransferase produces the protein MSDTDVLLPRERTELPDEVREIPPPPSRPELPAPYAFRLADPEDDADMIAEWMRRPHLAEAWEYVWPTSRWRRYLLAQLQGSYSRPFVASIDGCDHAYIELYWAAKDSIATRYEYDPHDLGIHAAIADPAITNKGIAQFVLPHFVASVLTSEPQCRRVMFDPDHRNKGARRFCESAGCVFLGEHDMSNRRMALYALPRTPDDAPRPRAS, from the coding sequence GTGAGCGACACGGATGTGCTGTTGCCGCGCGAGCGTACCGAGCTTCCCGACGAGGTCCGCGAGATCCCGCCGCCGCCGTCCCGGCCGGAACTGCCCGCCCCATACGCATTCCGGCTGGCCGATCCGGAGGACGATGCCGACATGATCGCCGAGTGGATGCGCCGGCCGCATCTGGCCGAAGCCTGGGAATACGTCTGGCCCACGTCGCGGTGGCGCCGCTATCTGCTCGCCCAACTGCAGGGCAGCTACTCGCGGCCGTTCGTCGCCAGTATCGACGGGTGCGACCACGCTTATATCGAACTGTATTGGGCGGCAAAGGATTCGATCGCCACCCGGTACGAGTACGACCCACACGACCTGGGCATCCATGCCGCCATCGCCGACCCGGCGATCACCAACAAGGGCATTGCGCAGTTCGTGTTGCCGCACTTCGTGGCCAGCGTGCTCACCAGTGAGCCGCAGTGCCGTCGGGTGATGTTCGACCCGGATCACCGGAACAAGGGTGCGCGCCGGTTCTGCGAGAGCGCGGGCTGCGTCTTCCTCGGCGAGCACGATATGTCGAATCGCCGAATGGCGCTGTACGCACTCCCTCGCACGCCCGACGACGCTCCGCGCCCGCGGGCGTCGTAG
- a CDS encoding MbtH family protein, protein MSTNPFDDETATFIVVTNDEDQHSLWPTFVEVPAGWQRVFGAAGRAECLQFVEENWTDMRPKSLREAMNAQATP, encoded by the coding sequence ATGAGCACCAACCCCTTCGATGACGAGACCGCCACCTTCATCGTGGTGACCAACGACGAAGACCAGCACAGTCTGTGGCCTACCTTCGTCGAGGTACCCGCGGGCTGGCAGCGGGTGTTCGGCGCGGCGGGCCGCGCGGAGTGTCTGCAATTCGTCGAGGAGAACTGGACCGACATGCGGCCGAAAAGCCTTCGTGAGGCGATGAATGCGCAGGCCACGCCGTGA
- a CDS encoding NAD(P)/FAD-dependent oxidoreductase yields the protein MLDRVVVVGAGIAGTRAAETLRREGYDGELTIVGGERHAPYHRPPLSKKFLTGKVHRAGIDIAPQFDLDARVLRGASAVGLDMSARTIALRDDGRNKSLRFDGLVIASGAVPREWPGGPVPDGVMLLRTVEDCLAIRERLSSRPRVVVVGGGFIGAEVAATCRSSGLDVTLIEKAVNPLVAALGQELAPCWAALHRRHGVDLRVRVGVEEIVGNGHVEAVRLTDGSYVAADLVIVGLGVRPATDWLADSGLRVDDGVVCDATGRAEGGTDVVAAGDVARWWHPLYERHLRTEHWEDAGGQGAAAARSLLAGPDQAQPYHELPYFWSDQYDVKVQMLGVPTDYDAVQLVEGDSNRWQFVTAFGRGGQTIAVLGTIPDRVHAYRDAITNRAEFPPLPPS from the coding sequence ATGCTCGATCGAGTGGTCGTGGTCGGTGCAGGCATAGCCGGGACGCGGGCAGCGGAGACTCTGCGGCGGGAAGGCTATGACGGTGAGCTGACCATCGTGGGTGGCGAACGCCATGCCCCCTACCATCGGCCGCCGTTGTCGAAGAAGTTCCTCACCGGCAAGGTGCACCGGGCGGGCATCGATATCGCGCCGCAATTCGATCTGGATGCCCGGGTGTTGCGCGGGGCATCAGCGGTGGGGCTGGACATGTCGGCACGGACGATCGCGCTCCGTGACGATGGCCGGAATAAGTCGTTGCGGTTCGACGGACTGGTCATCGCCAGCGGCGCCGTCCCGCGCGAATGGCCCGGCGGTCCGGTTCCGGACGGGGTGATGCTGCTCCGCACGGTCGAGGACTGTCTGGCGATAAGGGAACGGCTCAGCTCGCGGCCCCGGGTCGTCGTCGTCGGCGGCGGCTTCATCGGCGCCGAGGTCGCGGCGACCTGCCGATCGTCGGGGCTCGACGTGACGCTGATCGAGAAGGCGGTCAACCCGCTGGTGGCGGCGTTGGGCCAAGAATTAGCCCCGTGCTGGGCTGCCCTGCACCGCCGGCACGGCGTCGACCTGCGGGTGCGGGTGGGCGTCGAGGAGATCGTCGGCAACGGACATGTCGAGGCGGTTCGGCTCACCGATGGTTCGTACGTGGCCGCTGACCTTGTCATCGTCGGCCTCGGGGTGCGGCCCGCCACCGATTGGCTGGCCGATTCGGGCCTGCGCGTGGACGACGGGGTGGTCTGTGACGCCACCGGCCGAGCCGAAGGCGGTACCGATGTGGTGGCCGCCGGGGACGTCGCGCGCTGGTGGCATCCGCTGTACGAGCGGCACCTGCGCACCGAGCACTGGGAGGATGCCGGGGGTCAGGGCGCCGCGGCCGCGCGCTCGCTGTTGGCAGGCCCCGACCAGGCGCAGCCGTACCACGAGCTGCCCTATTTCTGGTCGGATCAATACGATGTCAAGGTGCAAATGCTGGGTGTGCCAACCGATTACGACGCGGTACAACTCGTCGAGGGCGACTCGAACAGATGGCAGTTCGTCACGGCCTTTGGTCGCGGCGGGCAGACCATCGCGGTGTTGGGCACGATCCCCGATCGGGTGCACGCCTACCGCGATGCCATCACGAACCGCGCCGAGTTTCCACCGCTGCCGCCGTCCTGA
- a CDS encoding SHOCT domain-containing protein has protein sequence MQATVTPEAENAITDIAQRHGLSRDAVLAMLFAIHAGGGTMAQFSIPELGGSGQWMRGGMTMVGNMFDNALKARVDALCGDLAQLLASTTVFRSTATHSQGQTQGGFTSANWWPADLGVPTSSGAQNSVRYAIFPATRRLAIDVNGVTKVFDTDDHQITGVQQQQQGGGYGSVSFTSQLGTFEVSSLTELGAPQVAETPTAAPAPQHQAGDPGAIVAAIESLAGLHQRGILSDEEFAAKKAELLGRL, from the coding sequence ATGCAGGCAACGGTCACCCCCGAGGCCGAAAACGCCATCACCGACATCGCCCAGCGCCACGGGCTTTCCCGCGACGCCGTCCTGGCCATGCTGTTCGCCATCCATGCCGGCGGCGGCACCATGGCACAGTTCTCCATCCCCGAGCTCGGCGGCTCCGGCCAGTGGATGCGGGGCGGCATGACGATGGTCGGCAACATGTTCGACAACGCCCTGAAGGCACGTGTCGACGCGCTGTGTGGCGATCTGGCTCAGCTGCTCGCCTCGACCACGGTTTTCCGCAGCACCGCCACGCACTCCCAGGGGCAGACCCAGGGCGGCTTCACTTCCGCCAACTGGTGGCCGGCGGACCTGGGCGTCCCAACCTCGTCCGGCGCGCAGAACAGCGTGCGCTACGCCATCTTCCCGGCCACCCGGCGGCTGGCGATCGACGTCAACGGGGTCACGAAAGTGTTCGACACCGACGACCACCAGATCACCGGCGTGCAACAACAGCAGCAGGGCGGCGGATACGGGTCGGTGAGCTTCACCAGCCAGCTGGGCACCTTCGAGGTTTCCAGCCTGACTGAGCTGGGCGCCCCGCAGGTGGCCGAGACACCGACGGCCGCACCCGCGCCGCAGCACCAGGCCGGCGATCCGGGCGCCATCGTCGCAGCCATCGAGTCGCTGGCCGGACTGCACCAGCGCGGCATCCTCTCCGACGAGGAATTCGCGGCGAAGAAGGCCGAACTGCTGGGCCGGCTCTGA
- a CDS encoding metal-dependent hydrolase: MPEVALHREGHPKYRRMVRFDWSGTPLHWVPDDPFSTHMINVLHLLLPEGERHFIKAVLEASSLVHDPELEAAIKPFIQQESWHAWAHQVVLDHLAEQGIDTKPYTERLGKTLSISLGDPPRFFSPALRRWWLYRRLADVAALEHFTAMLGQWVLSNRGLDYAKADPMMLDLLRWHGAEEVEHRSLVYDVYQHVCGSYAIRAFSMLMTAPLFIGWWIAGARYLMAHDPTIDTKWRWRDWLWAAREYRLPGPWKLFVTAPARYLRPRHHPNDEASTQMAVEYLEYSPVAKAARERARSHAERADVG, encoded by the coding sequence ATGCCAGAGGTCGCGTTACACCGCGAGGGACACCCGAAGTATCGGCGGATGGTGCGCTTCGACTGGTCGGGCACACCGTTGCACTGGGTGCCTGACGACCCGTTCTCCACGCACATGATCAACGTCCTGCATCTGCTGCTGCCCGAGGGTGAACGGCACTTCATCAAGGCCGTCCTGGAGGCGTCGTCGCTGGTGCACGACCCGGAATTGGAAGCGGCGATCAAGCCGTTCATCCAGCAGGAGTCCTGGCATGCTTGGGCCCACCAGGTGGTGCTCGATCATCTGGCCGAGCAGGGCATCGACACCAAGCCGTACACCGAGCGGCTCGGCAAGACGTTGTCGATCTCACTGGGTGATCCGCCGAGATTCTTTTCGCCGGCGCTGCGGCGCTGGTGGCTCTACCGGCGTCTCGCTGACGTCGCCGCGCTGGAGCACTTCACCGCCATGTTGGGGCAGTGGGTCTTGAGCAACCGTGGGCTTGACTACGCGAAGGCTGACCCGATGATGCTCGACCTGCTGCGGTGGCACGGCGCCGAGGAGGTCGAACACCGCTCGCTGGTGTACGACGTCTACCAGCATGTCTGCGGCAGCTACGCGATCCGGGCGTTCTCCATGCTGATGACCGCGCCGCTGTTCATCGGCTGGTGGATCGCCGGTGCCCGCTACCTGATGGCTCATGACCCGACCATCGACACCAAGTGGCGCTGGCGGGACTGGTTGTGGGCGGCCCGTGAATACCGGTTGCCGGGTCCGTGGAAGCTCTTCGTGACGGCGCCCGCGCGCTACCTGCGACCCCGCCACCACCCCAATGACGAGGCGTCCACGCAGATGGCCGTCGAGTATTTGGAATATTCGCCGGTCGCGAAGGCCGCCCGGGAGCGGGCCCGCTCGCACGCCGAAAGGGCGGACGTCGGATGA